In Carya illinoinensis cultivar Pawnee chromosome 16, C.illinoinensisPawnee_v1, whole genome shotgun sequence, a single window of DNA contains:
- the LOC122298517 gene encoding ankyrin repeat-containing protein ITN1-like isoform X1 has protein sequence MEIEDYYKQSVDLDLKLADHQFQSARILQIKEKMEEGDSPLPQSPADVYAPLLRAILEDNWKAAEDFMQKNPNYCLGDHITKEKGTALHFAAAAKRTQLVENLLKNMRLEELELKTNGNCTALYYAAQSEIVTIAKEMVKKKRNLPLIPKDDIEALPLYAAIMTGNRDMVSYLYSVTPLEELASAGRVQLLVATISSDLYDVALKILNNLNLAREEKESLWFPLKLLAKKPSGIGNKSQPSVWERCLNSCFKGQFCNKAMMQVSAHQLVDRLWKLFTNDTNFSTLVSRHKQLVAEAAKVGNVEFLVILIRSYPNLIWEVDEDYGTLFHVAVEHRQERVFNLIYEIGVLKDNLTSLYVEGNKSMLHLVKELPSLDRLNIISGAALQMQRELLWFQEIEKIMPKSSVNEMSGPEEEKPLKDMFSENHKILQKNGEEWMRNTANSCMLVATLIATVVFPAAFTIPGGNNQETGVPIFLETNWFTVFYTSNAVAMLFSSSSILVFLSILTSRYTERDFLTSLPLKLAGGLVMLVISIVSMLIAFIAACFLVFKSKKSVPVRIIIVAVLAIPICLFGILHYRLCFDIFCSAFCSKSFRSENRLFNSKKGTPIMEIKNDNQIGIDGRTQVRFTSSATSPTTSHAIPRSV, from the exons ATGGAGATCGAGGATTACTACAAGCAGTCCGTAGATCTAGATCTGAAGCTAGCTGATCATCAATTTCAAAGTGCCAGAATATTACAA ATCAAGGAAAAAATGGAAGAGGGAGATAGCCCATTACCTCAATCTCCTGCCGACGTTTATGCTCCTCTCCTTCGAGCTATCCTAGAAGATAACTGGAAAGCTGCTGAAGATTTTATGCAGAAAAACCCAAACTACTGCCTTGGAGACCACataacaaaagagaaagggacAGCTCTTCACTTTGCTGCAGCTGCAAAACGCACCCAATTAGTAGAAAACCTCCTGAAAAATATGAGATTGGAAGAATTAGAATTGAAGACCAACGGAAACTGCACGGCCCTTTATTATGCCGCTCAATCAGAAATCGTAACAATTGCAAAAGAGAtggtgaaaaagaaaagaaatctacCATTGATCCCCAAGGATGACATCGAAGCTTTACCACTTTACGCGGCAATAATGACTGGAAATAGAGACATGGTATCGTATTTATACTCTGTGACTCCTCTTGAAGAATTGGCTTCTGCGGGTCGTGTTCAGCTCCTTGTGGCTACTATTTCCTCTGATTTGTATG ATGTGGCACTCAAAATTctgaataatttaaatttagcaCGTGAAGAGAAGGAATCTCTTTGGTTTccattgaaattgttggccAAAAAACCTTCAGGAATTGGCAACAAAAGTCAGCCATCAGTATGGGAAAGATGCTTAAACTCCT GCTTCAAAGGTCAGTTCTGCAACAAAGCTATGATGCAAGTATCAGCCCATCAATTAGTTGACCGCCTTTGGAAACTGTTTACGAACGACACAAATTTCTCAACTTTGGTTTCCCGACATAAGCAACTAGTTGCTGAAGCTGCAAAAGTAGGGAACGTGGAATTTCTAGTTATACTTATACGCTCTTATCCCAATCTCATATGGGAAGTTGACGAAGATTACGGAACTTTATTTCACGTTGCTGTTGAACATCGACAAGAGCgtgtatttaatttaatatatgagATAGGTGTTTTGAAGGACAACCTCACGAGCTTATATGTTGAAGGGAATAAATCCATGCTGCACTTAGTTAAAGAATTGCCTTCTTTAGATCGATTGAATATCATATCAGGAGCAGCCCTTCAAATGCAACGAGAGTTATTGTGGTTTCAA GAGATAGAAAAGATCATGCCGAAGTCATCCGTGAATGAGATGAGTGGACCAGAAGAAGAAAAACCGCTTAAGGATATGTTTTCGGAGaaccataaaatattacagAAGAATGGTGAAGAGTGGATGAGGAACACGGCAAACTCTTGCATGCTCGTGGCAACTTTGATTGCCACTGTGGTTTTTCCAGCTGCCTTTACAATACCGGGTGGCAACAATCAAGAAACAGGCGTTCCTATATTTTTGGAAACTAACTGGTTTACGGTATTCTACACATCAAATGCAGTAGCAATGTTATTCTCTTCGTCTTCAATATTAGTTTTCTTGTCAATTCTCACGTCACGCTACACAGAACGAGATTTCTTGACGTCATTACCTCTTAAATTGGCAGGGGGACTCGTTATGCTTGTAATCTCAATAGTAAGCATGCTGATAGCATTTATTGCGGCATGCTTTTTGGTctttaaaagcaaaaaaagtGTTCCGGTCCGTATAATAATTGTTGCGGTGCTGGCTATCCCAATTTGTTTGTTTGGTATCCTACATTATCGCCTTTGCTTTGATATATTCTGCTCAGCATTTTGTTCTAAGAGTTTCCGATCAGAGAATAGGCTTTTCAATTCCAAGAAAGGAACGCCTATTATGGAAATTAAGAATGACAACCAAATTGGAATTGATGGCAGAACCCAGGTTCGGTTTACCAGTTCTGCAACCAGTCCTACAACCAGTCATGCAATTCCTCGATCGGTGTGA
- the LOC122298517 gene encoding ankyrin repeat-containing protein ITN1-like isoform X2 — protein sequence MEEGDSPLPQSPADVYAPLLRAILEDNWKAAEDFMQKNPNYCLGDHITKEKGTALHFAAAAKRTQLVENLLKNMRLEELELKTNGNCTALYYAAQSEIVTIAKEMVKKKRNLPLIPKDDIEALPLYAAIMTGNRDMVSYLYSVTPLEELASAGRVQLLVATISSDLYDVALKILNNLNLAREEKESLWFPLKLLAKKPSGIGNKSQPSVWERCLNSCFKGQFCNKAMMQVSAHQLVDRLWKLFTNDTNFSTLVSRHKQLVAEAAKVGNVEFLVILIRSYPNLIWEVDEDYGTLFHVAVEHRQERVFNLIYEIGVLKDNLTSLYVEGNKSMLHLVKELPSLDRLNIISGAALQMQRELLWFQEIEKIMPKSSVNEMSGPEEEKPLKDMFSENHKILQKNGEEWMRNTANSCMLVATLIATVVFPAAFTIPGGNNQETGVPIFLETNWFTVFYTSNAVAMLFSSSSILVFLSILTSRYTERDFLTSLPLKLAGGLVMLVISIVSMLIAFIAACFLVFKSKKSVPVRIIIVAVLAIPICLFGILHYRLCFDIFCSAFCSKSFRSENRLFNSKKGTPIMEIKNDNQIGIDGRTQVRFTSSATSPTTSHAIPRSV from the exons ATGGAAGAGGGAGATAGCCCATTACCTCAATCTCCTGCCGACGTTTATGCTCCTCTCCTTCGAGCTATCCTAGAAGATAACTGGAAAGCTGCTGAAGATTTTATGCAGAAAAACCCAAACTACTGCCTTGGAGACCACataacaaaagagaaagggacAGCTCTTCACTTTGCTGCAGCTGCAAAACGCACCCAATTAGTAGAAAACCTCCTGAAAAATATGAGATTGGAAGAATTAGAATTGAAGACCAACGGAAACTGCACGGCCCTTTATTATGCCGCTCAATCAGAAATCGTAACAATTGCAAAAGAGAtggtgaaaaagaaaagaaatctacCATTGATCCCCAAGGATGACATCGAAGCTTTACCACTTTACGCGGCAATAATGACTGGAAATAGAGACATGGTATCGTATTTATACTCTGTGACTCCTCTTGAAGAATTGGCTTCTGCGGGTCGTGTTCAGCTCCTTGTGGCTACTATTTCCTCTGATTTGTATG ATGTGGCACTCAAAATTctgaataatttaaatttagcaCGTGAAGAGAAGGAATCTCTTTGGTTTccattgaaattgttggccAAAAAACCTTCAGGAATTGGCAACAAAAGTCAGCCATCAGTATGGGAAAGATGCTTAAACTCCT GCTTCAAAGGTCAGTTCTGCAACAAAGCTATGATGCAAGTATCAGCCCATCAATTAGTTGACCGCCTTTGGAAACTGTTTACGAACGACACAAATTTCTCAACTTTGGTTTCCCGACATAAGCAACTAGTTGCTGAAGCTGCAAAAGTAGGGAACGTGGAATTTCTAGTTATACTTATACGCTCTTATCCCAATCTCATATGGGAAGTTGACGAAGATTACGGAACTTTATTTCACGTTGCTGTTGAACATCGACAAGAGCgtgtatttaatttaatatatgagATAGGTGTTTTGAAGGACAACCTCACGAGCTTATATGTTGAAGGGAATAAATCCATGCTGCACTTAGTTAAAGAATTGCCTTCTTTAGATCGATTGAATATCATATCAGGAGCAGCCCTTCAAATGCAACGAGAGTTATTGTGGTTTCAA GAGATAGAAAAGATCATGCCGAAGTCATCCGTGAATGAGATGAGTGGACCAGAAGAAGAAAAACCGCTTAAGGATATGTTTTCGGAGaaccataaaatattacagAAGAATGGTGAAGAGTGGATGAGGAACACGGCAAACTCTTGCATGCTCGTGGCAACTTTGATTGCCACTGTGGTTTTTCCAGCTGCCTTTACAATACCGGGTGGCAACAATCAAGAAACAGGCGTTCCTATATTTTTGGAAACTAACTGGTTTACGGTATTCTACACATCAAATGCAGTAGCAATGTTATTCTCTTCGTCTTCAATATTAGTTTTCTTGTCAATTCTCACGTCACGCTACACAGAACGAGATTTCTTGACGTCATTACCTCTTAAATTGGCAGGGGGACTCGTTATGCTTGTAATCTCAATAGTAAGCATGCTGATAGCATTTATTGCGGCATGCTTTTTGGTctttaaaagcaaaaaaagtGTTCCGGTCCGTATAATAATTGTTGCGGTGCTGGCTATCCCAATTTGTTTGTTTGGTATCCTACATTATCGCCTTTGCTTTGATATATTCTGCTCAGCATTTTGTTCTAAGAGTTTCCGATCAGAGAATAGGCTTTTCAATTCCAAGAAAGGAACGCCTATTATGGAAATTAAGAATGACAACCAAATTGGAATTGATGGCAGAACCCAGGTTCGGTTTACCAGTTCTGCAACCAGTCCTACAACCAGTCATGCAATTCCTCGATCGGTGTGA